Below is a window of Sylvia atricapilla isolate bSylAtr1 chromosome 17, bSylAtr1.pri, whole genome shotgun sequence DNA.
CAGCAGACGTCTCTGACCAAGAGCCTTGTGCCTGTCAAGGACAAACTCAGAGAGGCAGTTCTGTGCCCTTGTGATGCTGAGGTTTTTGTAATGTTCAGTGGAGTGCTCAAGCTGCACCTCCTATCTTGGCTTCCTGCTGGTTaatctttcccttccttttctaGACAGTTATTTTTGGCTGCTGTGATTATCCTTACAGGGTTTTTCCTTGCACTGAGTCACTGTTCTGGGCTGTGCCAAGAAGAATTTTGGCATTGTGGAATAAATGCCATCACTCTTCCTGCTCACAATTGTCACTAATGTCTTTGAGTTTGTGCTGTTTCATCTTGGGGCTTGCTCTCACATTGCTCTTCTCTGCTGATACTATTGCCTTTGTCATTTAGATTAAATCTTTAATCAAGAGGACAAAAGAGACTTCGAATGTGCATCCAATGTCTCGGGACCTCTCTCCAAGGCGTAAACTAGGTCCTGCCATATTCCACAAGACTGAGCCCCAAGATCGCATGATTGAGGAGCTTCAGGACAGACTGGGCATCGATAACcgacaggagcagcaggaatggcaAAGCCAGGATGCCTGGCTGACAGAGGGGGTCATTGTCACTGCCAGGCCCCGGGGGGAAAAGCAGAGTGGTGAACAGCGAGTAGAGAAGGTAGAAAGCAGGGTCAGATGCACTGGGAAGTTCCAGCATGTCCCTCTGTCCAGCTAGCATTGTGTGGAGGTGCAGATTGAGTTTCTGAGAATCCAAAGTGACACAAAATGAGGAACTAACTCTTTCTATTCACCCTTCTCTGGCCTgagagggaaagcagcacagggtCCTAGTTCTGGATGTTTAAGAACTAGAGGGGGatctgagggagctgctgatggTATCTGTTGATGCAGTCTGCTGTTATCACATCTCAAATATCCATGTggggattatttttaaaacagcactGGGAAGCCTGACATAGAGGCATGCTTTGTTTTGTCCAGTGCTGTACCTGTGCAGGGCTTTCTGGGGATGAATAAGGAAGGTGCACTTCCTTAAGCTACAGTGTGCTTTTCTAGTTCCCTTCtctttcttgctgctttttcctcttagaTAAACATACTGGTAGCAACCAGCCTTCCTGTTAAAGAAAGTGCTTGTTGGTTCCGCTTTGGATTTATTcacctttcttcttcctctgtgtcTTTCTAGGTGGTTTTTCCTCCAGAATCCCCACTCCTCCCCAGGAGGATGATCTCTGttccagcctcttcccagctccagccttccAAAGAAGCTGCAAAGATAGTCCCTGCTAatgctcctccttctcctgcctctggcCCTGCaccatttctctctctcctacCTCAGCCTTCCCATGTGTCATCTACCCCAGTTCCTAGTCCAGTCTCTTCCTTCAGCTTGGCTCCCCAGCGTCTCTTCCAGTGGGAAGCTTGTGATAATGATTATCATGAGGTTTCTGTTGTGGGCATCCCTCCTGATGAAGATCCCAAACATTCCTGTTCTCCCCAGACCTGGACCCCTAGCACCAAGGCAGTTGTCTCTGTTGGCTGTCAGACTGAAGATGAAgcttttttcccagaaatgcaGGCAGGCTTCTCTGTTCTGGTTTGTGCTTTTGTCAGTATTTTCCAATCCAACTACTGCTTGTAATTTGGCAGCTCAATAGATACAGTGTTCAATTAAAGGCTGGTATGAACTGCTGGATGGGAGAGAAGACTCATGGACAATATCTAATCCCAGCTGTagcactgcacagcacatgTTTGTGCAATAACTTGCTGGGTCCTGTGTCCTGACAGTCACTTTGTGCAGCAGGGACTCCTATTTTCCTCTGAGATTAGAGAAGATAACTCTGAaacacagcctgcagctctccctgccacAGTCTCTCTGAAGTGGGGGGAGTAGAAGATAGTAGAACATGCATACTGGAAGGAGCAGCTCACCAGTCCTTCCTATGTTTGCCCTTTAGGCAGGTGCCCACTGTATGAGTGGATTGGGGGAGGAGATGGCATGATCAAGACCTGAGTTCTGCATCtcctgccagggaagggctgtaGCTCCAGGGTGGTGGGGAGTCTTAACATGTATGTGCAGTGCAGTGGTAGTGTACAGGCAGCTCTCAAGCAGGGAGCAAGGAAACACCTCTGTATCTTGACCTGTTGTACTTTCCAGGTGACCTCTGCTCCTCCCCTCGTCCGCAGTGCCAGTCTGTTGGCTGCTTCTGCACCCCAGGGTCCCACAGCCCCTGACAAGGCAGGATcccctttctgttttctcagcatGGTGTGTGCTCATGTGGTCGATGAGTGTGCTGGGatctgctcctggggctccctgCACAGTCAATGTGGATAATATCCTGTATTGCATGGTTTGCTACTCATAGAGCTCCTTTCTGAACTTAAGTGATGGCAGATCTCATGGATGAAGGGTGGGAATTTGAAGGGCCTTTGCATGATCAGTTTATGAGGATGGTGTGCTGAGTGTCCCCTACAAACAGCATGCATTATGTACAGGAGGTGGAAACAAACCTCTTCTTGGTGAGGACCCATTTGTGAGCTGTCAGAGGGCTGGATGGCCGGCCCAGCTAGACGTGGAGGTGTGCACAGGTGCTTGTGCCTGCTCTGTGGTCAGCTGTGACTGGCAGGAGAGTGTGGCCCCTCCAGGTCACTACAAGGGTGAAGAGTCTGTTGCTACATGTTGAATTCATCTCATCTCCTTTCTCCCTAGATGGTATTTGTCAGTTGTGTGTGGCATCAGTGCCTGCCCTGTGTGGCCATAATCCCTGGCTAGAGCAAGAGAAGCTGTGATTCTTTCCACACAGTGCAGCCCTTTACCTCCTGCTGCACCGTGCAGGAAGCCTGGGCTTTATCCTGGGGCTCTGGACAGGCTTCATCTCCAATGACCTGTCATCTCTCTCTGTGAGAGTGTCCTTgcagttgtgtgtgtgtgctttggAGACAGTCACTGTAACAGTTTTTGGTAGCAAATGTGTGTTGTGTAGTGAAGGGTTTGTTTTAGGCTGAGGATGCTGGGGTGTGatgaggctgctctgtgctgctggactAGGAGAGGTTGCAAGttaggagaggagagaggagggggaaagcTGTGGGGTAGAATCCATTGGGAGTCACGCTGCATGTGAGGCAAGGCTGTGGGGAGTGTGTGGATGTGTTTCAAAGCAGCTAAATTCATGTATGTCATGAGAATGTTTATACAAATGAGCAGAAACCAGGATTTGTCATTGAGTAAACGGGTCAACTGCAGGGacaagcagctgcaggacaagGAATAGAGCTCCTCCTGTGGCTGGAAGGGCAGGGTCTGCCTAGCCGTGGAGCACTTCAGCATGTCCCTGCTCctttggctgtgctggcagcaggctggTGGGTTGTTCATAGGcagacattttttctgttttaatttactctctttgtaaaagaaaacatgctCTAAACCCAACTTCTTTATGTGTCCCTAAGCCTGACAGTAGCTATGGCAGTGCCAAGTCAGCTAAAATaatctgtttcctttctggGGTTTGTCTGCAAAGGGGGCTGTGGTGGCTAAGGAGAACATATGCTTTGTTTATAAGTTACAAACCTCAGTAAAACATTTCTCCCCTCCTCTGGGAAGCCTTTCCAAGCTGTGTGTACTGTGGTGGTGTGTTTCAGAAATGGCCTCTGAGACGAGTACCCAAATCCCCTTCCCCCCACCGGTGCATTTCCAACTACAATACACGTGGCAGCCCCGTCTGCTGGGGATGCACTGCCCTCTCTGTAGGtaaacagcagccagctgggaggGAGTTACTTCCTTCCTGCTTCCAGCTGCTTAGCTCAGGCATAGGGTGACAGCCACCTGAGAGTGAGAGACAGACTTGGCAAACACATGTGCAGAAGGTGGTGCAAAGGGAGAAGATTTTCTAGCTGAAAAGAAGGTGAGATGAGGGAGAGACAACTGAAAGCAAGAGCATAGGAATGGAGAGAGGTCAAGGAGAAGGGGCCCTCTGGATGGCGTCTGCTTTGTCAGCTGGCCAGGAACTGATGAGGTAAAGGGAGATTTTTGGCAGAGGCTTAGAGAGCACTGTACTGAGTgcctgggatgtgctggtgaCTTCTGCTGTATGTGCAGTGAAGGAAAATCAAATCCTCagttcacagctctgctgttaCATATCTCAGTTCTCTGCATGTCTCTGCATGGGCAGAATACATGTGTGTACTTGATCCTGGCTCTTATCAGCTTCTTCAGAGAGTGTAGCTGACTCCTGTCTGTCTCTGCAGAGGAATCAGTGGCAGCAACAGCAGGCATTTATCTGATTAATGTAGCAGCATTCACCTTACaggatttgttttctcttacCTGCAGTTCATGGCACAGGGAAAAGCCGGGAGCAGCTCCCCTCCATCCACAGCCTCCAAGCCTGGCAGTCAGTTGGATACCATGCTGGGAAGTCTTCAGTCTGACCTGAATAAACTGGGTGTAGCTACAGTTGCCAAAGGCGTCTGTGGAGCCTGCAAGAAGCCTATTGCTGGGCAGGTGAGTTGAAGGTGCTGCCTCATTGCTGAACcttgggctgcagctgggagtaATGGGGAGGGCTGTTTCGTGAGGCTGGAGAGACTGGAGTTGCTGGAGAAACTGAAGTACTCTATTTATCCACTGGCTAGGTACGCTGTAAGCTCCTCCAGTGACCTCTACCCTGCCCCTGAGGGACTGCCCTCTCCTGAGATGATAGGTAATTCAGTTTTCATGCTACCCCAGTCCAGGGCTCACTTGAGTAGTAGAACTTGTCATTCTTGCTGACCTCCAGCTGGTATCTTGTCATGTGGTCTAGGGGAGGGAGAGATAGAGTTGTTCTCCATGATCTGTCTTCCCAACAGGTGGTTACAGCCATGGGGAAAACCTGGCACCCTGAGCACTTCGTCTGCACCCACTGCCAGGAGGAGATCGGCTCTCGGAACTTCTTTGAGCGGGACGGGCAGCCCTACTGCGAGAAGGACTATCACAACCTCTTCTCTCCTCGCTGCTACTACTGCAACGGGCCCATCCTTGATGTGAGTTCCCTGTGGGCATCACGGTGCTGGCAAGTCACTGCAGGCCTAAGTGTTAAAATTCCACTTCACCCATGTATCCTGGGTGGAAGACTTTGTTCAGggatttctgtatttgttgTGTCCTTGCTTTGAAAGGGGAACAACTTGGCACAGCCGAATTCTTAAACTAGTGAGTGGAGTTGGTCCCTCTTACCtttgctgaggttccttcagAAACCCACATTGCTCCATCATTCTGGTAATAATTCCTCAGCTGTTGTTGTTGGTAGCCTGTGGTAACAGGCACCAGTGCTGGTCCTGAGGACTGGATGGGGCCCTGTGTAAGGGAGGAAGCAGTGCCTAAGATCCTTTTAGGGTAAAAATGTGTGCAGTGGGAAAGTCTGAATGAGCCGGAGGCAGGGGCGAATTGACTCTGCTCTCTAAAGGACAATCTGTTTTAATGCTTGCTCTTGTCAGCACCAACATTCATGTGTTCTCCCCTCTCTCCAGCCCCCCTTACTCACCTCTAAGTTGAAGCCATCGTTTACATGTCCTGcactttgtgttttcttatgAACAGAAAGTGGTGACGGCTTTGGACAGGACATGGCACCCTGAACACTTTTTCTGTGCTCAGTGTGGAGCATTCTTTGGACCTGAAGGTATTGCTGGTTTATGCAAGGGGAAAGCAATCTGCCTCCTGAACTGCAGACAAGGGAGTGaggcagaactgctgctggGGTACAGCCTGAGGCATCACAGGGGAACTACTGGAGTTCCAAGGGAGCTGTTTATGGGGGAAGGATGGTGCCAGTAATCATGGCCTCTCCCTGGGGAGTAAGAACATGCCTCTGCTGGAATGGGGAGGGAATAGAACAAGGAACAGCTCTAGCTGCTCTGATAGCAGGGGGAAGGATGATCCTACCCACATGGGTTACCCTGCACAGGTGGTGTGGCCACAGGTGACGATGAGGAGCTgatccctctcctctcctttggcAGGATTTCACGAGAAGGATGGCAAAGCCTATTGCCGCAAGGACTACTTTGATATGTTTGCTCCCAAGTGTGGAGGCTGTGCCCGGGCTATCCTGGAAAACTACATCTCTGCCTTGAACACCCTGTGGCACCCTGAGTGCTTTGTCTGTCGGGTAAGAAATCCAAGgtcctttgctgctgctgtgtgaccCCTCTTATTTCCACCCTGAGGCATCTGGTCACATATCAGGGAAAAGTGTCTGTGGGGTAGTGAAGGGCAGCCAGCCCCACAACATAAAAACATGCCAGCACCCAAACACCTTCTCATTCTCTGTCTGTTTATATTAAAACTTCTGAGttgctttgctctttctgtTCCCAGCTGCAATTATGggcttctgcagcagctcacagatAAAGAGAGATATTTTCTGTGACCTTTAAATAATTATAAGCTAAGCTTCTCTCTGAGCACTTGCCTTAGCAATCAGATTTTTGAGGATCTTCCTCCCGTGCTCTATCTAACAATGTAAACTGATGAGAGTGACCTTGTTCAGATGAACATGCAAGTCAGTGAAATAGTGGCAGGCTCCATACAACAGGCATAATAAACAGGAATACTGCAGATTAAATGCTTGGCACTCTTTCAGAGAGCATTGCAAATATTAACTCTTACTGTCCCCAAGAGATGAGCCAAATCAGCCACTGTTTCCTAGagtgagagggagagaaggcagaaacCAGATCAAGCAGCcagaagcagaagctgctgaTTGCTGTTGTGATGCTCAGAGCAGACGGTCACCAGCCTGTTGGGACTGTCTGTGGCTCCTGCAGTGGTGTGTAGAGTGAGGCAGAAGCTGTGCCTGACTGCTGGAGGGACTATGTCTTCTCATGCAGAGATTGAGATTTTATGAAGCagttcagttttcctttccccctgctGCAGCTTGAATTAGTGAGGCCAGCACGGATTTCTTCCAGGCCACAAGATGTGATTCTCTTCCTgtttctgcaaaagcagagcaaacTTTTCAGCTATCCTGCTAactgagggaaggaagagacTTTACTGAAGTAACTGTCAGCATTGCCCATGGCTCTGCATGTTGTTTACTAGGCTCTTGTCCACACACTGGGAGCCAGCTGTGTGTGAACCTGTGTCCTCCCTGGGGAAGAGGACAGCAAAACCAGGATTCAGGAAACTGGCTCCCCTGGGTCTTGCTGCTGATATGTTTGGTAAATCTGGCAGGGCCCTCAGCTCTTTCTTAGTCTactgcctcagtttcccactTTTACCAGGACAGGAGTCTCCCCAGTCTGGTGGGGATGGTGGGTGCATCTGTTGCAAGTTCTGCAGTGAAGTGTCCTCAGCTGCCTGACGCTgatggggagggagcagctctggacaCTTACTAGCACATAGCTGATGTATCCTCTTCCCCTTATCTATTCAACATCATTAGCACTATAGAACAAACAGTTtctcccagcagtgacacctgtGTAACTGGTGGGAATGTTTCAGGCTGGACAGCCCTTTGCAAGAGTGTACCTGCCTAATGCCAGCCATTCTGGAGAGGTCACTCATAAAGATGAATTGTGCCTGATTTTCTCAGCTGGAACCAGTCCCATGCTCATCAGGATTCTGCTGCGTGAAAGTCTGTGTTGGTCCTTTCCTCTGCTTGCccttgtggagaaaaaaaaccagggaaAGGTGCTGCACTGTTTCCCATCTCAGGGCAGGAatgctctcttttttcctgGCTGGACACATCTGGTAGCTCATCCATAGAATTTTCTTTGTAGAAGTGAAGCCAGCTGGGCAAAGGAGGTGGTTAATTCCCTTGGTTTTGTCTGTATTTGTCCATTACTGTCTTTTTTTGGAAACTCTACATGATGGACCAAGTTTGGCTCTGGACAACAGGACAGTCCTGAAAGGTTGAAAGCTCACCtgcccacagctcagctgggctgtgccataGAGCAGAGGATGCTTGTAGAGCTGCCCCTCCCCGCCACCACAGCTTCTCACCCAACCTGTCCCCTTTGctttgtcctgctgcaggaatgtTTCACCCCGTTTGTCAACGGCAGCTTCTTTGAGCACGACGGGCAGCCCTACTGCGAGGTGCATTACCACGAGCGCCGCGGCTCGCTCTGCTCCGGCTGCCAGAAGCCCATCACAGGACGCTGCATCACTGCTATGGGCAAGAAATTCCACCCAGAACACTTTGTCTGTGCCTTCTGCCTCAAGCAGCTCAACAAAGGAACCTTCAAAGAGCAGAACGACAAGCCTTACTGCCAGAACTGCTTCCTCAAGCTCTTCTGTTAGAAGCACCATAGATGGGCGCTAAAGCATCTTTCTGCCACCCCCTTGGCAGTTCTGTCTCTCTGAACATTACTGTGATTTAGGAACCTTAccaggaaggggaggagaggggtggGGGGTGGGAAGTGCTGCTATGGAGAGGCAGTAGATCCAGCCAGAGATGAGATGGACCATTAAATTGGAAACGCCCTTGCTGAGTCTCGGAAGAGAGAGGCTGAGATCCCTCATTacggtgtgtgtgtgtctgtgtgtgtgactgacAGCTGAGCTTAGCTCGAGGGCTCTAACAGGGAGATTTTCCCAGCCccctcctggcagcaggaggcttTGCCAGTACATTTCAGCCTGTGTCAGCTCTCTGAGCAAACGGTGATACTTGCAGACAACACAACCCTCTGCTTTGACACCTCATTCTCAGGCTTCTGCCTGCACAGCGAGGCCACCCTGTGACCTCAGTGCCaccctggctctgctcacagaGTTACATGGGGTGTGTGACTTGCTGAGACTTGAACATCAGCATAGGCAGCCAAGACCCTGCAAGGGTCTCTCCAGTTCCATTACACTGTAAGGAGATAATACCacttaatcttttttttaattaagaggaATCAAGATGTTTCTGTGTGgggtggttttctttctttctagtttGTTAGTCCTTTTCTCAATGCCTTTTCTCAGcacactggagcaggaggtggggtAAGCCCCGACCATCCCTCAGCACTGTTGTGCTCTCCTGTGGGGACTTGCCGTGCCAGGCAGCTCCATAGGCACCCAGGCTGGCTCAGGGAATCTGCTcccctcacctgctgctcctgggagagaggaagaggcaTCACCCCTTCTTGAACACAGGTGCAGAGAGGTTACAGCAGCCTTTTTCATCCATCCCTGTCATGAGTGAGTGTGACGTGTGTGTGTTTATCTGGCCTGAAATTCTCCCATCTATCAGGGCCTGAATCTGTCACAAGAGTGGGGGAAGGAAGGGtttaaaagccaggaaaaaaatatcctaaatttatattctttcttcttccagtttGCTAATGAGACCTATCAGCCCCTTGgtgtttcccttttctgtgctCTTGTTCAACATGTTCTACTGAGAGATGCTACAGCAATAACCTTTTATATTGACTGTTACTGGTATAATGAATCCTGGGGGTCAGGTGTGCGTGACACACTTGGAGTTTTACTATCAAAATGAATACTGTATCCTGTCTTTGATAAGAACTGTCGATTTCTACACTGATTTTGAATTCATATCTAATTTACTTTTAATCCTCTTATACAGAAATTGGTTTTGAAGTGATTTTAAGAAAGCAACTTTTATATCAAGCTGTGCTGTTCTAGGCAGTATGCCAGTTGTGCTGGTTTACTGCATCTGTAATCTCAACGCTTTATTAAGCCTAACtaacattaaatatttcctttttgttgcGGGTTGGGAGGGGCTGGAATCTATCAGCAAGGAAAGtgacttgtattttttttttccctaacacAGGCAGGTGAACTGTGAATAGgtttaggtttggttttttttcctcctctggatCACCCGAAAGtgtaattttggtttttattgtaACCTGTAAACTGCTGTATTTGAATCACCTGCCATTCTCCCAAAGCCCAGCTTCCAGGATGTTAAAAGTGAGTCTTAATATGATGCTACAGGAGAAGGAGCTCAGATCTTTGCCCTTGGTTTCTCTTCTTCAGCTGCATGAAACCAGGACAGAGTTAATTGGTAAAGGGgttcctttctttctgtggaaGAAAGGTCTTGTGACTGAGGAGAAGAAACTGGGAGACAAAGTCTGTTCCTGACTAGCTTGGGCCAGTCACTAAACCTTaccgtgcctcagtttccccatctgTAAAATGAGGGCAGTTGAGCCTGGATTTGTGAGGTTATTGTGAGGCCTAGTTCCTGTTAGGTCTCTGGCTGGAGGGTGCTATGGAGAGGGAAGTACTGTGCTGAAATTCCCAGTGGCATTCTGTGGTACCAGCCCTGGGAGCGGTGTTGGGAATTGCTGCtccagagagctggagctcTGTCACCATTGGCACCCTGTTGtcatctgcagctcagcaggtgCATTGTAGGGGTCCAGGAGTGGCTGTGCCAGAAACCAGCCCTGAAAGCCATGGGTCACTGTCCCGTGTAACCTCATCatggtgctgtgctgccctgctcaggtCACTGAAACTGTCCCACTGAGTTCCCCCGACAAACAAACCTCAGTGTGTGGGTGTGCGGccagagggagctgtgggagcactggagctgtgtcagctgggctgagcacagctctgggaaatTCCCGAGGCAAGACTCCTTATGCATTTGCCTTTTCATCTTGTACGTCTATTTGACTTTAAATGGATGTTCTTAAGCTGCCTGTGTTTATCTCGCTGGAAAGGTCAGCTTCCTTGGTGCCgctgaggggacacacagctctTGTGTGCAAGTGCTGGAGAGGGGTGAGATGTTTCTGGCACGGCCACTTTGTGTGACACCTGCAAACTGTCTAatcctgtgcctcagtttccctgtcTGGGGAGTCTTTAACCTACCTCACTGCTAGCTGAGGCTCTGTTAGTGACACTTGTGGCACACACCTGGGTGCAGGGTGCTGCGTGGGGTGTGTGGTGCTGAGAAGAGGCTCCTCTGGCCTTAGTGCTTAACCGAGATGTCACACTCACCTTCTGCCTTCATCTGGTGTCTGATATGCTGGCATGCCACACTGATGCTACTCTGCCAAATAATGCCTGGTGCTGGCTGCCGCCGCTGTGGGTGTCCAAAACGCCCGTTTGGTCAGTGCAGACGCGGTTTTAGGGTAGCACAGCCGCTGTTGGGGTGTGGGGGTGCGAGGGCTGAGGATGGAGGTGCACCCCCGGGCCAGGCCCTACCCCTGGGGAAGGCCTTTCACATCACGtccgggctgggctggggagagctcCGCTGGGTCGACAATTATTTGATTCTTTCCTCCCTTGTAAACGTCTAACtccgctttttttttttttttttttcctccatttaaaATTCTTGCAGTTACGCCAATAAAATTTTTACCATTATAGTCACGGCTGTGTCGCGGTTGTTTCCC
It encodes the following:
- the PXN gene encoding paxillin isoform X2, translated to MDDLDALLADLESTTSHISKRPVFLSEETPYSYPTGNHTYQEIAVPPPVPPPPSNEALNGTVIDPLDQWQPNTPRYGHQQPQSQSPIYSSSAKSSSASVPRDGLSSPTPRASEEEHVYSFPNKQKSAEPSPTMTSSSLGSNLSELDRLLLELNAVQHTPASGFTADESGRSPSLPSVAGPHYVVPENSSSGGGKAAPPTKEKPKRNGARGIEDVRPSVESLLDELESSVPSPVPAITVSQGEVSSPQRVTASQQQTRISASSATRELDELMASLSDFKFMAQGKAGSSSPPSTASKPGSQLDTMLGSLQSDLNKLGVATVAKGVCGACKKPIAGQVVTAMGKTWHPEHFVCTHCQEEIGSRNFFERDGQPYCEKDYHNLFSPRCYYCNGPILDKVVTALDRTWHPEHFFCAQCGAFFGPEGFHEKDGKAYCRKDYFDMFAPKCGGCARAILENYISALNTLWHPECFVCRECFTPFVNGSFFEHDGQPYCEVHYHERRGSLCSGCQKPITGRCITAMGKKFHPEHFVCAFCLKQLNKGTFKEQNDKPYCQNCFLKLFC